A single Catharus ustulatus isolate bCatUst1 chromosome 7, bCatUst1.pri.v2, whole genome shotgun sequence DNA region contains:
- the ORMDL1 gene encoding ORM1-like protein 1 → MNVGVAHSEVNPNTRVMNSRGMWLTYALGVGMLHIVLLSIPFFSVPVAWTLTNVIHNLGMYVFLHAVKGTPFETPDQGKARLLTHWEQLDYGVQFTSSRKFFTISPIILYFLTSFYTKYDPTHFILNTASLLTVLIPKLPQLHGVRIFGINKY, encoded by the exons ATGAACGTAGGAGTTGCCCACAGCGAGGTGAATCCAAACACTCGAGTGATGAACAGCCGTGGAATGTGGCTGACATACGCGCTCGGAGTCGGCATGCTGCACATTGTCCTGCTCAGCATTCCCTTCTTTAGTGTCCCTGTCGCCTGGACTTTAACAAATGTCATTCACAACCTG ggAATGTATGTGTTTTTGCATGCAGTAAAGGGAACTCCTTTTGAAACACCTGATCAGGGCAAAGCTAGGCTACTAACACACTGGGAACAACTGGATTATGGAGTACAATTCACATCTTCAAGGAAGTTCTTCACAATCTCTCCTATAATTCT GTACTTCCTGACGAGTTTCTACACAAAGTATGATCCAACACACTTTATCCTCAACACAGCCTCTCTCCTGACCGTGCTTATCCCCAAGCTGCCACAGTTGCATGGGGTTCGAATCTTTGGCATCAATAAATATTAA